In one Roseburia intestinalis L1-82 genomic region, the following are encoded:
- a CDS encoding glycoside hydrolase family 27 protein, whose translation MVKLTPPMGWNSWNTFGEHINETMIKETADSMVENGLLECGYEYLVIDDCWSLRERDKNGRLVADPEKFPHGMKAVAEYVHQKGLKFGMYSCAGNLTCAGYPGSFEHEFIDAATFAEWGVDFLKYDYCYHSNIIPGEYLYRRMGLALENCGRDILFSACSWGADETHKWIKTSASSMWRSTGDIFDTWESIKDLAKQQPALFPYNGVGCFNDMDMLVVGMYGKGNVGLQGCNDTQYRTHFSLWSFFGSPLMIGCDIRDMTPETKKILTNKELIAINQDPAYRQPYRLNGIWQNDNMLTYAKNLANGDIAIGLFNLNEEKAMARFNLDEVSLPESTGKTLSMTDIWTGKSANTVNANVMWELEPYDCAVFRAKVVDLP comes from the coding sequence ATGGTAAAATTAACACCGCCAATGGGATGGAACTCATGGAATACCTTTGGCGAACACATCAACGAAACAATGATTAAGGAAACAGCCGATAGTATGGTTGAAAATGGTTTACTCGAATGTGGATATGAATATCTTGTCATTGACGACTGCTGGTCTTTAAGAGAAAGAGATAAAAATGGTCGTCTTGTCGCTGATCCGGAAAAATTTCCACATGGAATGAAGGCTGTCGCTGAATATGTACATCAGAAAGGTCTGAAATTTGGTATGTATTCCTGCGCCGGAAATCTAACCTGTGCAGGATATCCGGGAAGTTTTGAACACGAATTTATTGACGCTGCTACATTCGCAGAATGGGGTGTAGACTTTTTAAAATATGATTACTGCTATCACAGCAATATTATTCCGGGAGAATACTTGTACCGTCGCATGGGTCTTGCACTTGAAAACTGTGGAAGAGATATTCTATTTTCTGCATGCTCCTGGGGTGCAGACGAAACACATAAATGGATTAAAACTTCTGCTTCCTCTATGTGGCGCTCTACCGGTGATATTTTTGATACATGGGAATCTATTAAAGATTTAGCAAAACAGCAGCCTGCACTCTTCCCGTATAATGGTGTCGGTTGCTTTAACGATATGGACATGCTCGTAGTCGGCATGTACGGAAAAGGAAATGTCGGTCTCCAGGGATGTAATGATACTCAGTACCGGACACATTTTTCTCTCTGGTCATTTTTCGGTTCCCCATTAATGATTGGTTGCGATATTCGTGATATGACACCTGAAACAAAAAAAATTCTGACAAACAAGGAGCTAATTGCAATTAATCAGGACCCTGCATACAGACAGCCTTACCGATTAAACGGAATCTGGCAAAATGACAATATGCTTACCTATGCAAAAAATCTTGCAAACGGCGATATTGCTATTGGTCTTTTTAATTTAAATGAAGAAAAAGCAATGGCACGTTTTAATCTCGATGAAGTTTCTCTCCCTGAAAGCACCGGAAAAACCTTATCCATGACGGATATATGGACAGGTAAATCAGCAAATACGGTAAACGCAAACGTAATGTGGGAATTAGAACCTTATGACTGTGCCGTCTTTCGTGCAAAGGTGGTTGATTTACCTTGA
- a CDS encoding glycoside hydrolase family 43 protein, with product MTTAVNPILSGFYPDPSICAVGEDFYLVSSTFAYFPGVPIFHSTDLAHWEQIGNILDRPSQLPLAGCEHSQGIFAPTIRYHEGTFYMITTNVSYGGNFLVTAENPAGPWSEPHYIENAPGIDPSLFFDTDGTCYYVGTRPNTEGVRYNGDWEVWTQELDLKTMKLVGDSHKIWKGALKNVIWPEGPHLYKKDGYYYLMIAEGGTGPDHCISVARSKDIFAEFEGNPKNPIITHRHLGKDYPIIYVGHGDLVEDCNGNWYVVMLASRPCEGYTNMGRETFLAKVEWEDGWPIINRGVGKLEDTVEISLPKMQMIPKSPIYSFAQDKLDMAFLTLRNPDSDMYELDQNKGVLKLALKNVTLKEQASPAYVALRQRHQDYQAGVQMRFTPGNEQECAGIAVMQSNEYHIRFEKYLEGEQESVRVISCVGGKDDVIASCKVPKGDMILKIVACGQKADFCYQVCGEQVMVACNVDIHFLSTEVAGGFVGCTIGMYASSNGTKSDNYAEYGWMFYEQI from the coding sequence ATGACAACAGCAGTAAATCCGATTTTAAGCGGTTTTTATCCGGATCCGTCTATTTGTGCGGTAGGAGAAGATTTTTATCTTGTGAGTTCAACATTTGCATATTTTCCTGGGGTGCCGATTTTTCACAGTACAGATTTGGCACATTGGGAACAGATTGGAAATATTCTAGACAGACCTTCACAATTGCCATTGGCAGGATGTGAACATTCCCAGGGAATATTTGCGCCAACGATTCGATATCATGAAGGAACCTTTTATATGATTACAACAAATGTATCCTATGGGGGAAACTTCCTGGTGACTGCAGAAAATCCTGCAGGTCCATGGTCAGAACCACATTATATTGAAAATGCACCGGGAATTGATCCAAGCTTATTTTTTGATACAGACGGTACCTGCTATTATGTAGGAACCAGACCAAATACAGAAGGTGTTAGATATAACGGAGATTGGGAGGTTTGGACGCAGGAGTTAGACCTTAAGACCATGAAACTTGTTGGTGACAGCCATAAAATCTGGAAGGGTGCACTAAAGAATGTTATTTGGCCGGAAGGACCACATCTTTATAAGAAAGACGGATATTATTATCTGATGATAGCGGAGGGTGGAACCGGACCGGATCATTGTATTTCTGTTGCAAGAAGTAAGGATATTTTTGCGGAATTTGAAGGGAATCCAAAGAATCCAATTATTACACACAGACATCTTGGAAAAGACTATCCGATTATCTATGTCGGACATGGCGATTTAGTGGAAGATTGTAATGGAAATTGGTATGTTGTGATGCTCGCATCAAGACCATGTGAAGGTTATACCAATATGGGAAGAGAAACATTTCTTGCAAAAGTGGAATGGGAAGATGGATGGCCAATTATAAATCGGGGGGTTGGTAAACTAGAGGATACGGTTGAAATTTCACTTCCAAAGATGCAGATGATACCAAAAAGTCCAATCTATAGTTTTGCCCAGGATAAACTGGATATGGCATTTTTGACACTTCGAAATCCTGATTCAGATATGTACGAACTAGACCAGAATAAGGGAGTATTAAAGCTTGCATTAAAAAATGTAACATTAAAGGAACAGGCTTCTCCTGCATATGTTGCATTACGCCAAAGACATCAGGATTATCAGGCCGGTGTACAGATGAGATTTACACCAGGCAACGAGCAGGAATGTGCGGGAATAGCAGTTATGCAGAGTAATGAATATCATATCCGCTTTGAAAAGTACCTTGAAGGAGAGCAGGAAAGTGTTCGTGTTATTTCTTGCGTTGGGGGAAAAGATGATGTCATTGCCAGCTGTAAAGTGCCAAAGGGTGATATGATTCTAAAGATTGTTGCTTGCGGACAGAAAGCAGATTTTTGTTATCAGGTCTGCGGAGAGCAGGTGATGGTAGCTTGTAACGTGGATATTCATTTCTTGAGTACAGAGGTAGCAGGTGGCTTTGTCGGATGTACCATCGGAATGTATGCTTCGTCAAATGGAACAAAGAGCGATAATTATGCAGAGTACGGGTGGATGTTTTACGAACAGATTTAG
- a CDS encoding glycoside hydrolase family 95 protein, translating to MSSLWYKEPAKVWEEALPLGNGRIGAMIFGGVEQERIQVNEESIWYGGPVDRNNPDAKAHLEEIRQHIFEGRLKEAQRLMNLTMSGCPDSMHPYQTLGDINIYSSGIEDVENYKRSLNLEEAVCLVEFDSRSVHFKREMFLSYPKDCLVIRFTADKSSQISFQANLSRGRYFDGINKLGENGICLYGNLGRGGSDFVMGIKAWAKGGVASAVGGNLCVQGADEVLLTFCAASSFRNKKKCDELLREIEEKMNNAAMLTYEELFEEHKEDYRTLFARVEFQLDGVEKFDVIPTNERIERAAKETPDIGLSKMLFDYGRYLLISCSRPGGLPATLQGIWNQDFTPPWESKYTININTEMNYWLAESCNLSECHMPLFDLLERMVENGRRTAEKMYGCRGFVAHHNTDIHGDTAPQDTWYPATYWVMGAAWLCTHLWTHYEYTLDREFLERSYPIMCEAALFFIDFLVEKDGYLVTCPSLSPENTYCLPNGEMGAVSYGATMDNQILRDLFSQCLAAGKILQATNSAFLEKAEYVLQKLLPTRIGSDGRIMEWMEEYEECEPGHRHISHLYGLHPSEQITVDNTPKLAEAARKTLETRLKNGGGHTGWSRAWIINHYAKLWDGEIAYHNIEQMLASSIYPNLFDRHPPFQIDGNFGVTAAIAEMLVQSTAERIILLPALPVAWTTGSVKGLRIKGNAEISLKWEEHKLTECTIHAYEKLHTRIIYRNKTMKIILEKGEEKNMML from the coding sequence ATGAGTAGTCTATGGTATAAAGAACCGGCAAAAGTATGGGAAGAAGCACTGCCATTAGGGAACGGCAGAATAGGTGCAATGATTTTCGGTGGTGTGGAACAGGAACGAATACAGGTAAATGAAGAAAGTATCTGGTATGGTGGTCCGGTTGATAGAAATAATCCTGATGCAAAAGCGCATTTAGAAGAAATTCGGCAGCATATTTTTGAAGGAAGACTGAAAGAAGCACAAAGGCTTATGAATTTAACAATGTCAGGGTGCCCGGACAGTATGCATCCCTACCAGACATTGGGCGATATCAATATTTATAGTAGTGGAATCGAAGATGTGGAGAATTATAAAAGAAGCCTTAACTTAGAAGAGGCTGTATGTCTGGTAGAATTTGATAGTCGCAGTGTGCATTTTAAGCGAGAAATGTTTTTGTCATATCCAAAGGATTGTCTGGTAATTCGTTTTACAGCAGATAAATCATCACAGATTTCTTTTCAGGCGAATTTATCGCGCGGCAGATATTTTGACGGAATAAATAAGCTGGGAGAAAATGGTATCTGCTTATATGGAAATCTTGGAAGAGGTGGAAGTGATTTCGTAATGGGAATCAAAGCATGGGCAAAAGGTGGAGTGGCAAGTGCAGTTGGAGGAAATCTTTGTGTGCAAGGTGCAGATGAAGTGCTACTGACTTTTTGTGCAGCTTCATCCTTCCGGAACAAGAAAAAATGTGATGAACTGTTGCGGGAAATTGAAGAAAAAATGAATAATGCGGCAATGCTTACCTATGAAGAACTTTTTGAGGAGCACAAAGAGGATTATCGGACTTTATTTGCCAGGGTGGAATTTCAGCTTGATGGAGTCGAAAAGTTTGATGTTATACCAACAAATGAGCGAATAGAAAGAGCGGCAAAGGAAACGCCGGACATAGGCCTTAGCAAAATGTTATTTGACTATGGGAGATATTTGCTTATTTCCTGCAGTAGACCGGGAGGACTTCCGGCAACTTTGCAGGGAATTTGGAATCAGGATTTTACTCCGCCATGGGAATCAAAATATACAATAAATATTAATACAGAAATGAATTATTGGCTGGCGGAAAGTTGCAATCTTTCCGAATGTCATATGCCATTATTTGATTTGCTTGAAAGAATGGTAGAAAACGGACGAAGGACAGCAGAAAAAATGTATGGTTGCAGAGGGTTCGTGGCGCATCATAATACAGATATTCATGGAGATACTGCACCTCAGGATACCTGGTATCCTGCAACTTATTGGGTAATGGGAGCAGCCTGGCTTTGTACTCATTTGTGGACACATTATGAATACACATTGGATAGAGAATTTCTTGAAAGAAGTTATCCGATTATGTGTGAGGCAGCATTGTTTTTTATTGATTTTCTCGTGGAAAAGGATGGCTATCTGGTCACTTGCCCTTCACTGTCACCGGAAAATACATATTGTTTGCCGAACGGAGAAATGGGAGCTGTTAGCTATGGTGCTACCATGGATAATCAGATTTTAAGAGATTTATTTTCTCAGTGCCTTGCAGCGGGAAAAATTTTACAGGCAACGAATTCAGCTTTTTTGGAGAAGGCGGAATATGTGCTTCAAAAGCTGTTACCAACAAGAATCGGTAGCGACGGAAGAATCATGGAGTGGATGGAAGAGTATGAGGAGTGCGAACCCGGACACAGGCATATTTCACATTTATATGGATTGCATCCATCGGAACAGATTACGGTGGATAATACACCAAAGCTTGCCGAAGCAGCAAGAAAAACACTAGAGACACGTTTAAAAAATGGTGGTGGGCATACAGGATGGAGTAGGGCATGGATTATTAATCATTATGCAAAACTGTGGGATGGAGAAATTGCATACCATAATATTGAACAGATGCTTGCAAGCTCTATTTATCCGAATCTTTTTGACAGACATCCACCATTCCAGATTGATGGTAATTTCGGAGTTACAGCAGCTATTGCTGAAATGTTAGTGCAGAGTACAGCAGAACGGATTATATTGCTTCCGGCATTGCCGGTTGCATGGACAACGGGAAGTGTGAAAGGACTGCGTATAAAGGGAAATGCAGAGATTTCATTAAAATGGGAAGAACACAAGCTAACGGAATGCACGATACATGCATATGAGAAGCTACATACAAGGATTATTTATAGAAACAAAACGATGAAGATAATCCTTGAAAAGGGTGAAGAAAAAAACATGATGTTATAA